A single region of the Corticium candelabrum chromosome 15, ooCorCand1.1, whole genome shotgun sequence genome encodes:
- the LOC134190934 gene encoding wee1-like protein kinase, with translation MSLDGLRKRFPQRPIAVRLNFEEESSPRPNRNPADNLHLKSESISMTISEFDDSPMDSSFSWDPRLATPERASSPCLSCSPLSLSPLTSPPRKIEKRLGALRLFEDPRTPRSLIQQHERRKSRLVGGKLSRTAPGAVRGQRKMSIGANVNPFTHAVQNSVPKRGKRNIDETLFDINDGSPFGEKNLTLRESNISRYTPEFQEIDKIGSGEFGTVCKCRNRLDGCIYALKRSKKPVAGCAAQQAALREVAAHAILGAHPHIVRYFSAWAEQDHMIIQNEFCNGGSLSSVIAEKTFAGTKFTECDLKRVLLQVAHGLKYIHSMNLAHLDIKPGNIFICHPDQEDASAHPVYDSDCCSREAVNQIIYKIGDMGHVTSIYHPQVEEGDCRYMARELLQEDYSDLQKADILSLGLTVFVMGGGGELPKNGPEWHRIRDGCLPDLIHCSSPFNQLLKAMVHPESTARPSAAVLTQHPVLYPLATKSKDELRRELNAEKFKNELLVRELEQARQRKDPKSSCCSRLVGGKSQRVVNRSLSVSGW, from the exons ATGTCGCTAGACGGCCTCAGAAAGCGTTTTCCACAGCGTCCAATAGCTGTGCGATTGAACTTCGAAGAAGAATCGTCACCTCGGCCCAATCGCAACCCTGCGGACAACCTGCACTTGAAATCCGAATCTATCTCGATGACGATATCAGAGTTTGATGATTCGCCGATGGACTCATCTTTCAGTTGGGACCCCAGGTTGGCTACACCAGAGAGAGCGTCATCGCCCTGCTTGTCGTGCTCACCTTTGTCACTATCCCCGCTGACGTCACCACCTCGAAAGATCGAAAAACGGCTTGGAGCTTTGAGATTGTTCGAGGATCCCAGGACGCCGAGAAGCCTCATACAACAGCACGAGAGACGAAAATCGAGATTGGTTGGAGGGAAGTTGTCGCGTACGGCTCCTGGCGCGGTGAGGGGACAAAGAAAGATGTCTATCGGCGCTAACGTTAATCCGTTTACTCACGCTGTGCAAAATTCGGTGCCAAAAAGAGGAAAACGAAACATTGATGAGAC attgtttgatatcaatgatggCAGTCCTTTTGGTGAGAAG aACTTGACATTACGAGAAAGTAATATTTCTCGATACACTCCTGAATTTCAAGAGATTGACAAGATTGGTTCTGGTGAATTTGGAACAGTTTGCAAATGTCGAAATAGACTTG ACGGCTGCATTTATGCTTTGAAGCGGTCTAAGAAGCCTGTGGCAGGATGTGCAGCTCA ACAAGCTGCTCTTCGTGAAGTAGCTGCTCATGCTATACTCGGAGCTCATCCTCACATTGTACGTTACTTCTCTGCTTGGGCAGAGCAAGATCACATGATTATACAAAATGAATTTTGCAACG GTGGTAGTCTGTCATCTGTTATTGCTGAGAAGACGTTTGCTGGAACAAAGTTTACAGAATGTGACTTGAAGCGAGTGTTGCTCCAGGTGGCTCACGGTCTCAAGTACATTCATAGTATGAATCTTGCCCATCTGGACATTAAACCAG GTAACATTTTTATCTGTCATCCTGATCAAGAAGACGCCTCTGCTCATCCAGTTTATGACAGTGACTGTTGTTCTAGAGAAGCAGTCAATCAGATTATTTACAAAATAG GAGACATGGGCCACGTTACATCCATATATCACCCTCAGGTTGAAGAGGGGGACTGTCGTTATATGGCAAGAGAGTTGCTGCAGGAG GATTACAGCGATCTACAGAAAGCAGATATATTATCTCTAGGATTGACAGTCTTTGTTATG GGAGGAGGTGGAGAGTTACCCAAAAATGGTCCAGAATGGCATAGAATTCGAGATGGCTGTCTTCCTGACTTAATTCATTGTTCGTCTCCGTTTAATCAGTTACTTAAA GCTATGGTCCATCCAGAGTCGACTGCTCGACCATCGGCTGCCGTTCTAACACAACACCCTGTATTGTACCCGCTTGCAACAAAAAGCAAG GATGAATTACGAAGGGAACTTAACGCCGAGAAGTTCAAGAATGAACTTCTTGTTAG GGAACTTGAGCAAGCAAGACAACGAAAGGACCCAAAATCAAGTTGTTGCTCGAGACTTGTTGGTGGCAAGAGTCAACGAGTAGTCAATCGAAGCTTAAGTGTTAGTGGTTGGTAG